The DNA segment TCCCCTGAGCCCCGAGGCGAAGGGCGGACTGAACGCTCCGCTTCATCGCCCGACGGAACGCCACTCGCTTTTCCAATTGCATCGCGATGTTTTCGCTGACAAGCTGCGCGTCCAATTCAGGCTTCTTGATTTCTTTGACCGTGATGTAGACCTGTCCTCCGTATTGTTTTTCCAAGGCGGCTTTGAGCTTATCGATCTCCGCACCTTTTCGACCGATAATGATCCCCGGTCTGGCCGTGTGAATGATGACCCGCGTCTGATCCCCCGACCGCTCGATTTCCACCTTCGACACGCCGGCATGGTAGAGCTTTTCCTTGACCATTCGGCGGATCTTGATGTCCTGGTGGAGAAGTTTGGCGAACTCTTTTCCCGCAAACCAACGGGAACTCCAGGTGTAGTTGTACCCCAGCCGATACCCTACCGGGTGTGTTTTCTGTCCCATACGGTTTGTATGTCCCTCGCGTGTCGATTGAAATGCCGTCGCGTCGTCGCCAGCTATTTCGCCCGGCCAGCCACAGGTGCGGCGACCACAATGGTGATGTGGCTCGTCCGTTTATGCACCGCATTGGCTCGCCCCATAGAACGGGCCCTGAACCTTTTATAGATAGGCCCCCCGTCGACATAAGCCCTGGAGACCCACATCGCCTCGCTGTCGCCCAGTTCCTTCTGCTCCGCATTCGCGACAGCCGACCGCAGGACCTTTTCCACCACCCTCGC comes from the Nitrospirota bacterium genome and includes:
- the rpsC gene encoding 30S ribosomal protein S3, whose amino-acid sequence is MGQKTHPVGYRLGYNYTWSSRWFAGKEFAKLLHQDIKIRRMVKEKLYHAGVSKVEIERSGDQTRVIIHTARPGIIIGRKGAEIDKLKAALEKQYGGQVYITVKEIKKPELDAQLVSENIAMQLEKRVAFRRAMKRSVQSALRLGAQGIKIMVAGRLGGAEIARTEWYREGRVPLHTLRAEIDYGFAEAHTTMGQIGVKTWIYKGELLPSQQKGSSGIERRLV
- the rplV gene encoding 50S ribosomal protein L22, encoding MAEAKAVLRFTRVPPRKARVVVDLIRGQQVPMALALLKHTPRAAARVVEKVLRSAVANAEQKELGDSEAMWVSRAYVDGGPIYKRFRARSMGRANAVHKRTSHITIVVAAPVAGRAK